cagcgACAGGCACTCTTGCGGCGAGATTGATGCCTTGAGACGACAAGATCAAAATATCAGACTTGATGTTCTCATTAGATGGCTCtcaaaaggattttttttctaagGGGGTGGGGTTGATTGAGATTAATTTTAGTCAGTGTAAGTATCATAGGTTTATGAATGTGAATAAAACAAGTATGTGATTTCTGTAATCTGTTTGCATTTCATGTCAGaatgtgacatactgtatgttcagtgtCATATACAACTTACAGCACTTGATCATTTGCTCTTGTTTGGGGAAACATGTCTGAAGTCTCTAtttgtaatgctttccctagtGTTTAAAATCCtctgaatgtaaaaaaacatctgtatgTGATCATGTTGTGTACATAAACATAACACAGACAccgatttgtgtgtgttgtgcgtACTATGTTTGCACATGCAGTGCGTCAACCTTCCTCACAGAGTCTATTTTCATACTCTGCCTTTTGAGTCATCCATTTCTGGAGCACAACGAATGAGGACTCCCGGAGGACATGGTGTGCGTACAGAGTGGCGTGGTGGTGCTCCGAGGGCCACGCAATTAAGATGACGGGCGGACCGCACTCCCACCATCGCCTCCCAGACACTTGGGCAACCACTGTGCTCAGGCTTTTTGAGTCGCTCTTTTAGCCTCTCTCTGGCTCCATCtctttctacttttattttggtGCCAAATAAAGCACTTAACATTTCTCACAACTGGATCAACTGCACTATACTAACAACAGTGAgcaaaactttttatttaagcAAACTAAATAATTTTCTCTATCTTATTGTGTTGCACAGACGGAGAGCCCCTGGAATGGCAAAGCAAGAGGGGGCTCCAGCCAACAGAACCGCCCGGTGAGGCGGCCTTGCACTGAGCTGCTGAAATACCTAACGGCCACCGATGATATCCTGCTCCACACCAAAGCCAGTGAAGCCAAGAGCACCTGGGGGGGTGCCAGTAGCAGGGACAAGAGTGGCCTGGGTCTTGGCGcctcttcctcgtcctcttcgCCGTCTTCGTTATCCACCTCCTcgttctcctccctctcctccacctcttcgTCCTCTTCCACCACCTCCAAGAAGAAGTCAGCTGTACCatctcaacagcagcagcagcagcagcagcagccgcagcaTCACCAGCGAGGTGAGAGCCGGGCTGCAGGCGAGTGTAGTGTGGCTGGTGTTGGGGCTGGGAAGTGGCAGCGTTGCAGTCACGATGACGGGGTTGAGGAGTCGGAGGGTGCTTCTATCCCTGTTGGCCACAGAACCTCCACCTGCGGCCATGCCCGCCCCAAACTGGAGCACGGGCCGCCCAGTGAAGAAGGAAGGCCGCCAGGCGATGTGGGCCGCCTGGCCGCCGCTAGGTTTATTAGGTATATGCATTCTTATTCCCTCCCTCCCCGAGAGGTGAGTCACAGCTGTGAGCATTGCCGAGAGGCTGCGGGCGCCACTCAGGCTAGTGAGGGCTTTGGCAGGCATGGCCGTAGTAACAGTAGTGGTGCCGGCCGTGCACCACATAGGCACATCACAGTGACTATTaggaaaagagatgaaaagCCGGGGCACCCCTTACTTAGCCAGCTGCTCACCTCCAAACAGAGGCCTGTTCAGTATGGAGCCCCCTTACTTCCACCTAAGATCACCCCTTTACCCAGCACTCTGAGCAAATCAGCAGGTAAGAGGTCTGAGAGCCCAGCCCAGGCCGTTTcaaaggtggaggaggaagaggtgggagGGACCACTGATTGTAGAAACCGGGCAGTAAGTCAGGTAGAAGAGCCTGACTCAGGGTCCCTGTTGTCACCTCTCGCCTTCGACCTAGAGAGCTGGGTTAGCCAGCCAGACTCAGGGCTAGACATGGGCTTTGGACTAGAGCTGGGGTGGCTAAACCATGGGGAGGATGTTgaccatgatgatgatggtgttgatgatgatgatgatgatgaccatGTCACGGGCAGCCCCGCAGCGGTGCTCTCACATGGCCCACCAAGCCCACTCTTCCCAGATACTAGAATTGCAGAGCCCGCCCCTCCCTGCATCATACAAGGGCAAGGGCACCCACACAGGCAGGCACTCAGCGAGCACCCCGACGACCAGGGCCACCCGTTGTTAGGTAATCATGACTGCATCCCCCCCACTGGTCTtatctctgctctctcttctccctctcctgctctaaCCACTTCCCAGTTTGACTTCACAACTAACTCCTATTCTAATACGAATCTAACAGTCATTCTGAGGGCATAAACAACAATGACGACAAACAGCCTGCTAGCCAATGCTTTTTGCTAGTCCCAGAGGcattcttttaaatttaaatagagtgaaaaaaaaaaaggagggggtGGGAAAAGGGGCGAGCCTTGTCTTGCCACTGTACGTCTTGTATTCATAAAGTCAACCCTTGAACCATCTTTGGCTGATTGAGCTGAGTGTGCTGAATATGTACATTTAGACTCAGAGCTCGGGTGCTGCTCTTTAGCGTCGTGCTACTAAAGCCACGTTCCCTTAGCTGGAGCACAAGTCTGCCAGAGCCTCGGGCAACTGCACAAGCTTCCTTGactctcctttcttccttcttttttccccctcctctgcTGTTGGTGCATGCAATTATGACTTTATTGTCTAGGGAGGGGCTCACCCACTGTCATGTGTCTTGTTTGTGACATTGTCTCTCTATGTCTTTATTCCATTTCGATCTATTTGTTGTCTTGAACAGGGTATGTCTGTGTCTGGACACCTGTGAAATACGCACCATCACTTCATCCTGCCTCACAGAGTGACCAGTCTATCCTAAGAATAAATAGTTAAAACGGGGTCAATCTAAAAAGATATGCTTTGTACAATAGTATCCATAGAAATACTTTATAATGGGTGTTTTTGTAGTAATAATTGCATTTAATGAACCAATTTGAGATTAATTGTTGCAGAATGTGGACCTGTTCTCTTCTGCCATGAGTGTTATACGTAGATCAATAATTACCCATGCTCCTTTGTGTTCTGCAGCCAAACCAACCATCTTGCCACTTCCTTTGACCCCAGAGTCTCCAAAGTAAGTGTGAGAAGTTTTTCCACATTATTCCAGGCAAAAAGCAGCAACAAACTACAGAAAAAAGCCAAAGCCAAAGAAAACTATATAGAGTAGAATCCAAGTTGAGGCATTTTTGTGACTCATTTCCATTTCTTAGATCACAAAAGCTTTTAAAGTCTTACTTTCATCTGAGAAGTAAAATGTTgcactttttttgtcttccagTGACCACAAGGGATCACCGTTTGAGAACAAAACCATTGAACGCACATTAAGTGTGGAGATTGCTGGAACCCCAGGTAAGAACACTTTTCTGATTATTTAAAGCACATGTAGTTATTATTAAAGCCAATGGAAATCCTCACCTCCCTGTTGTAGATAGTAATGGGTTAACTCTGGCTCCAACATCTTGATAATTCACAGTTCAGAGTTCAAGGTGAAGGCATAGGAGAATATTTTTATGTGCCTATTGATTAGGCTTTCCAATCTCTTCAGGGTTTATTAGCAAACCCCTCCCATCCTCAACCACCTCCCCTCCGCTGTTACTGAAGAGTTAATATGCTTTTTGTCTTCCTCTATCAGATCCTAATGCTCTCTGACTGACAGCTTACTTACCCTACACATCATAGGAAAACTGAAATGGCAGTGTTATTCTTTTAATTGGTTTTGCAGTATAATTCACTTTTGCCTGTTTGATCTGTGCCTTCCTTTCCTTAGGTCCCTAGACATACAGGCAATTAGATCAGCTGACTTGGGAGTCATTTTCCAATGTTGGAAAAAGACTTGTATGCAAAGGCTGCTGTTTTGTAAATGGATTCAGTGTGAGGAATTTTCAGGATCATTATTGACATCATCCTTTTCCGTTATTGAGTTATAATTAACTACAACAGAAGAAAGCTATAGACACAAGGTGATTGCAAGACAAAAATGAAGAGAATGTATGCAAAAGCTGCAATATTGAGGGtcatatctctctttctctctctgtgcaaaTGATGTCAGTAATTACCCCCTTTCTCCCCCCGATTAATCATCTAaggtcaataaaaacaaaatggttgCCCTTTAGCCTCTCACACTGTGTGATGTTGCACTGGCCCCTTCGGGTATTCATTTACCAGCAGGGGAAATGGTCCTAATACATACCTCATGTCTGCCCCTTGCACCTTCTACTTAGCTCTTGTGGGGGTTGGAAATTTGTTGCACATCAGACCCCAAGAGGTCTTCCTGTGTCACTCTGACCTTGGTCGAAGTGCTGTTTAACCCTTTTGTGTAGATAAGCTTTTGGGGTCAAAGGTGATGCCTGCTGAGACCTAAAGAAGGGAAAGAGCAGGGCTGCTTAAGCTCTGGGGCAATCAAGCACAGTTAATATTTCTTCCAATTTTACTGCACGTGGGTGAGTCTATTGACCTGTGGCCAAATCTTGGCGTCCGTTCTGTTCCACCGCATCCATTTTACAAGGACGGTCAAATAAAGCCCTTCACCTGACTTCACCATTCAATTTAGGATTGAATATTAGCAGGAAAGTCATTAGTCCAGAAAGCTCCAGGTTACTGAGCCACTTTCCTACTTAGGGATTAGCTTTTGAGTCTCGTGCTGTATGAGACAGATGGATATAGATCCCAGTAAGTGGAGGTGATAGCTTTTAGGTCCGGAGTTACATGTCCTTTGCCAATTTAGAGTAACATTCCACTACAATAGAGATTATGGTGGTGTTACTGATAACCAGATGGAAGTTAGCCAGGTGGGCGGTTCCACCCTCCACCTTAAAGGCAGGTCGACAATTCACTGATGGAACTTTCCACGAATTGCTGCCAGTAACATATTATTTTATGCCTTTGCTATaagttgtagtagtagtggttACTGTTTCATAGAAAGATAATTTTAATTATCAGTTGACCTGTACACCTTGTACTGAGCCaaatgatgtttatttttaaatagcaaCTTTTCGACTGTTGGCTACATGTTATCTTGACACTTTTCAGAGAGGTACAGTAAAGACTACAACAGGCAGTGAGGCACCCTGGGATCTGACTGTTCTGGCCTAATCTCTGCCAAGCTAATAGATTTACCCTGTGCTGCCATGTTGTCTTTAATTACTGTATCTCATGACACTGGGGTGGTCTGTGTGTTGCTATTTGCATGGCTTACCGCCGGATCAACTCTTTAAGCACAGAGTTGTTATTCGCTCTGTGGACTCCTCGCAATTTACagctggaggagaaaaaagattATAAaaccttcctctttctttctgtcttgctCACTTGTTCAATCGTTTTCTCTCCGGTGGCTACATGAttggtgtttgtgtctgtggatCATCCATCACTAGCAAGTTTGACTGAGAGGCACATATTTATCtaattctgatttattttaccCCCATCGCAAATGGCCCCTAGTTTATGACCCCACAGGTTGGACAGATGGCGCTTTGTTGGTGAAACAGAAGTTCCTCAGGCATTGTGTAGCACCCcattctctcttctccttttcatAGCTCATTTCATTGGCAAAATgcatatatacgtatatgtcTATACTGCATCACTATCAGAActgagagaaggaagagagagaggggagaaaatgGGGGGGGGGCCTTGCAGTCCTACTTACAGACACATCCAGATAATAAGTAGGATGATAAGCCGTTGGATCAGGCATTCCAAACACAGCAAGTGGTTTCAGAAACttgcatatttatatatcatGCTCCCGCACTCTCTTTGCCAAGCTGTCTTCCCCGTGCATACTCCAACACTGGATTTGATACTAATAGCTGTCATTTGGTGCAATTCACCAGCAAGGGAAGAATGATGTGCATTATAAGAAAGGCAAAGAAGAGGGGAGAGCGTAGGTGTTTCAAAGTGCCTGAGTTTGACTCCAGTGAGAGACtgttagtgagtgtgtgtgtgtgtgtgtgtgtgtgtgtgtgtgtgtgtgtgtgtgtgtgtgtgtgtgtgtgggcacatTTGTTCTGTGCAAGACAGAAACAGGATAGGATGCCTAGAGACGGAAAGGGAGAAATAGAGATTGAGCCACGGAAGATGGCAGACAGGAAGAGGGGAAAAGGGAGAATACAAGGctaaaggagaggaggaaagagagaatgagagtaATGGTGGCGGctgtttgtgtgagtgcattAACAATGCTATAAAGTGGGCTCATCTCAGGACTTCCCATATAACTGCCATCTGTCTGGTTGTAAATCTGTAGGAGGCGGGGAAAAGATAGGGGGGGCACAAGCAGTAGGGATATGCCATCTGAGAAGAATGACAACCCATTCGCCAGTACTTCATGTGCTTCCATGACATAGCAGACATCTCACCATGGCAACATCACCAGGCATGCTAAAGTGTACATTAAGAATAGTGACATATCTTCCGATATTATTTCAAAGAAAAGGGAGATGATGCTGGATAATCTTGAAACATGCATGCCGACATGTCAGTGATTGTTCTTTCAGACCGATAAAAAAGGTCTTTGGTTTTATTCAGATGAATTGGCAGCTGTCCAGTGCAGACATTTATGTTAGGCAGGCAGAGATATGATACATGCATTACGTTTGTCCTCTACAGGGTGTTATGTTATTTGTTTCATGAAAAGGGACCTTTCCAAGGTCATAGAGGAAGGGGATGGCAAGTCATCCATATTACAGCACTGCCATATTAAGTTACACCAAGCATTACATTAATCTGTCAAGATTGCAATAAAATAGAGATCAGGATTAGGCCAAGTGAAAGTGAATATTTTAATCAGTCATGTATCTGTGTCCACTGTCCATAAACCGACCTGGGACTTGATGAGTGAGGGGAGAAGGGAGAGGGGGATATTAGGGGAGGTTTGCATTATgattccattttcattttatttcccccacccctccaccaacctctgtcttttcctccctctgcagGTCTGACACCACCTACCACGCCCCCACACAAAGCCAGTCAAGAGAATCCTTTCAAAGCATCGCTCAAAACCAAGTTGTCTTCATGTTCCTCCTCAGCCTTGGCATGCAAAAGAGCCAGGCTGAGCGAGTTGGGCCCCGGCGCTCTGGCCCCGGCCCCAGGTGCCTCAGGCGGGGGCCCCACCAGGAAGGGTCCGGAACAGACTGAGCTTTATGCCCAGCTGAGCAAAGCGTCCACCGCCCTCCCTTACTCCGTCACCCAACACACAATGGGGGGTGGCCTTGAGGAGCATCGCAGCACTAGCAACAATAAGCGGGTGGCGCCCCGTGGCTACTGTGACCATGACTATTGCCAGGCGTCAGCTAGCACTAAGAAGGACGGCAGCACAGCCACTGTTACCATGACTACAGCAGCGGAAATGATGGTCACCTCAGGTGCCACTGCTGCTCCCATGCCTATTGCAGGCAAAGTGGAGGACAGGCATGTCGAATGTAAGGACTCAGCCATGCCACCgtcctcttcatcatcttcatcttcttaTTCTCCATCATCAGCTTCATCTGGTCCTTTGGCTAAGCAGCAGAATTTTGCCTCTGTGGATGGAGAAGCAGCCCGGGTCCAGGAGTTAGGGAAGCAGACCCTTACACAAACCACCCAGATCCCCTTACAAGAGGCCACTACTGACGGGGACCAACACCCTTCTGCCACCAGCCGGAAGCTCCTGTGCGACCAGGAAATCAGAGCAGAACTCAACAAGCATTTTGGCCACCCCTTACAAGCCCTTTGTAGCCAGGGTGGCCAGGAGAGAGAACCAGGCAGCAAATCAAATAAGGTTGCAGCCCCACAGTCCCTtgaggagggagaggatggCTACTACTCCCAGAGGTTGCCTGGCTCCAGCTACCTGCACCCAGGGTTCCTGCCCTTCCACGATGATCTAGAGCTGGGTGAGGGCCGTGAGAATCGCTTCCTCTGTCCATGGGAGGGCACCCCTCTGGACCTACTCTTTGACTGTCCcccctgctctccctcctgttcCCCACCATCCAGCTGCTCCCCTTCACGAGGCTCCGTCTCCCcaccttcctccctcctcctctcgcccAGCAGGCCTTTCTGCTGGACCAGCAGCGAGTCCCGCTCCCGTTCTCGTTCCCACTCTGGCTCCCGCATCTCCTCCTCGCACTACCGGAGGCGCTCCCTCTCCAGCTCACCTGACAGATGCCCCTCCTCCTGGTAAgtcatctcacacacacgcacacacaccttacaCTTTTTTTGGCTGAGTCTTGGCTGCTCCCCACCCATGCAGTTTAAACAGGTCTTGGAGCTGGCAGGGGATCTAGCTTAGGCCTTCAGGCCTGATCAGTCGTCAGAGCTGGTGGTCACACAGGATAGACCCTGGAGACTCTTGGCATGGGTTCTTAACCTCCTGCTAGTCCTTGCCTTGCCTGGACTAAATGCAGGATAGATTTAGCAAGTTTGACACAAAGAGATTTAACAGGTGAAAGAGAGGTGGAATGCATTTTAACCAAATTGCAATTGTTATAGTAACCAAATTTTGCCTATTTAGCCAGGTGGCACTTCAATTTCTCTGAACTgacaatggggaaaaaagatcAGTTGAAAGGTGCAATCTCcctaaaacaacacacaatgaACCAAAAAGAGAAACCCACAACATGAAACGTGCCAGAGGCACTGGACTATTGAACAGTATGAGTTTTAATCTCTAGGCAGGgagttttatttgagtgtcttCCTTACACTCACCCCCCTCCTCACTCGCTCCCTTGCATGctcctgttttttgtttgatgcCGGGGCTATTGTTTTAAGCGGCAGCTGTTGTTTTTACTGAGTGGCAAACCCTCTTCTTTTACATCCCCAGAGATGAAAGCCAAATACAGGCTGTGGGAATGCAGTCTCTAAACCCCTCTCAAAAGAGACTCCTATCATCATAGCTCTGTGTGagaactacatttcccatgttTCCCTTTGATCAGAGCTGAGGGGTTTTCTGTTGGGTTTTTTGGTAGAAGAACAGAGGCAAGCCATAGTTACTGAGAAGGATGTGAGTAAATTCAGTTTGTCAGGAGTAGTTCATTCAGTGCTTCACAGTGTAGGACTCCACTGCAGTGACTCAGTTTGTTTGCCTGATTActtaaaggtcagtttactcCACAGAGCCAAGGTAATCACTTTATTCTGTTTAAGCCCTTGTTCTTTGCTCTACACCAACTTGCTCACAAATTATACAGTAATAGTCTCAAGGCAGTCGATCAGAATCTGACACTGACAAGCTTTCTGAAAATACTGGGTAGGGATTGGAGTTTTGAAAGCGACAGCGCAAGAAGCTTGTTATATTTTCATGCAAGGAAAGATAAATAGAATTTCAGCAACACAATTCTCAAAATCCCTGTGCTCTGTTTCAAGTTTCACAGCATCAGATCCTCGATCTTTCCAAACTGGCACTCCTTTGCTTTACTGAATTTCCCTAACTTCTCTCCCTCCATAATTCAGGTCTTCCTTCTTCAGCAACACTTCAATAATTAAGCATCAGAAGCTTAAGGAATGCAGGGGTACAAGCTCTACAGTCAGGCCACTAGGGCCTACAGTATTGACCATTTCCTCATACAACATAGATAGCAGGTGCTTATGCTAGATCAGGTGTGTACAAAAGTTCTGtagaaaatcacacacacttttttggCCATGGGTTAGATTAGGACAAGGCTGGAATCAACCCGGTTTCAACCATCTAAATGGGTCTTGTGAATATCAAAGAAGTTAACTTGGTTCCCAAACCAAAGAACAAATAAACCAAGGCGTCAGAAGTTGGCAGGAGTCAACAGTATGtagtatgattttttttatgcatttttctaATGTATGAGATGAACAGCATTCCTAGGTGTtgctaaaaataatattttcatatttaatgttttctgttttttcccacAGGTCTCGTCACAACACAGATTCAAGCACTTTTCGTTCCAGGACTCACAAGAGCCCCCACCCTCAGTCTCGATCTCCTCTCAGCCGCAGGCCAAGgtgattattttaaattaattatttaaccTCCTATTATATGTCATTAACCTTTTGTTTAGTCAAATACTTCAGGTTAGGACAAATGGTTATTCTTAGCAACTGCCTGGTAAAAGACCTCATTCTGCtatgcaaggaagaatggctgaaataaaaaatctaGTAGTCACTATAGACAAATGCACTGAACGTAACTTTTCCCTGTCACCACTCAGAAAGAGTTTGATTTCTCTGTCATTCCCTTTTCACATCAAGACCGAAGCCTGTCCCATCCACACGGGGGCCCCGTGACAAACATTCAGGGCAAATATGTTTAATTGATCATGTTTTATTGGACTAGTGACAAAAAGAATCCCAAACCACATTCATACTTCACTCACGACTTGACACTCCCAGCTGTATAATGACGCTTATTCAACTTAGTGCCTCTGTAGTTTTCTATGAGCCACTGCAGAGGGGACCATTTGATATGCAGAGAAGTACTGGCACAGtgcagaaagggagagagggggagactGACACCATCTCAGCGCTCCGAGCTGATTTGGCACCCACGGGCCTAATGACACCCGACAAGCCCGAGAGTCGCTCATCAGTCGAAAACTTAACGGACACGTCTTGTGCTAGTCTGGGGTGGGGGAGAAAGTTGCACTTTCCTTCTTGATGAAGCCCTAACTAAGCAGAAAGTAATGACATGTGAAGTTGTGCTGACAGTTGCAGCTGCCTGGCTCCCCGACCGCGCTGCTTGCCGGCACTCCCACGGGCCTATCCTGCGGGCTCCGTAATCATAGCAATGGCGAAGAGACATCTTATTAACATGTCTCTTTCCTATCCTTTGCAACCCCCTTCTCAACCATCAGTGGTGAGATAACAGTGGACTGCTGCTTGATAAATACTGGCAATTGTTCTTCATACACATCAGCAGGAAGGGTGAATTTAGAGGATGAGCTAGGACAGTGATGTCATACGTATCCTTTCCTCCACAGGTATGACAGCTACGAGGAGTACCAGCACGAGAGGCTGAAGAGGGAGGAGTACCGGCGGGACTATGAGAAGCGGGAGTTCGAAAGggctgagcagagagagaggcaaagacAAAAAGCAATAGTGAGTCAAATGACACAAGCTCCATCTAATTTCCTCTATCATCCTTTTTTCTGTGCTTGACTTTAAGTCTTTCCTGCCGATGCTGATAAAAGACCACATGCAATCACTGCTGTGGTAAATGTACAAATTCCTGCAAACCCACCAAAACCTcccaccgacacacacacatcacttaGGATGAGACAGCCTCCAGCCCAGTGCCATGTGCCACAGTGTATCCCTACTGAAAGAATGCATACAAAGTGAGTTCCTGAATGATTCAGGCGACAGGCCCTTCCTCTTTATCTCCGGGTTGTGTATTTTTAACGTCTCTGTCGTCTGGAAACACTGTCGACTCTTATTAATCACACCACAGgggtaaaatgttaaaatagtGGAAAACAGAAACTAGGAGAGCAAGACGGGGTaaggacaaaaaaaggaaaCGGCCACTGATTCTATTGagctcttttcctttttctgtatCTATTTCAAAATTCAGCCTGATGCAGTGAATATCACATTTCTGCCATATCTCCGCTCTCCATGTCTCAGTGGGAAATTACTCAGGTTTCCAGCGGGGTAACGCTACTACCACCCGTTGATAAAGCACACATTAAATGATGCAGTAATGCAAACTTGGCTTGGCATGCATACATTTTCAGAGATGGAAAGACAAACAATTACGAGCAGTAAAGCTCAAGCTGTCAAACAAGGTTTGGGAGGCCAGAGATGTGAAAGCgtctccttctgtctgtctgtctccctcactCTGTTTTTGCCTcattctctcactcactcaaacacccacacacacacaggcagcccTCAGGGTGCCATCAAGAAAAGGCCGCCTATTTATCAGTTGTCAGCAACTAAACCCCTAATTCagcaaatactttttttgtctCAAACAGTATGTAAGCATTAAAGAGAGTGGAAAAAACGTAAAAACAGTAAGCTGtagttaatttgtttttttctctgctgctttataTAAGTCTAACAGGGCAAAGGTGAACTTTGAGTTTAGCACCAGGCAACTGATTTACATACATGTTACTACTACCCTCAAGACAGAATTAAAAATTTCAACAGGCCTCAATGGACTTGCCCCAGTAATGGcaagtaaatgaatgaatggataaataaataatactagTGATACACTATAGCCCCAGGCTTGCGCTGTATTATATGATTAGCAGATGCAATTAAATTACTCCAACGCTGTAATTGCAGCCTGGTGCAGTTTGTTCCTAAATTATTCCACTATGACCCCCTCGTCCTCTAAGGTTCAAGGAAATCCATGTTTTTTGCCCTGTGGCTCACTGCTGCTCTTAATGCTCCCTCCCCTTACAATATTAACAGACCACTCATTTAGCAACCATGCCTAGTTTGCTGTGTATTGTGAGTTTGACTCCCAAgctggaaagaaagaaacaggcTTTTCTGAAATATGGCTGAGTCACCCCACAGCGTTATTTTTAGTCTTcacaaaaagaagaagcagcCCCAAACTTAAGACATGGCATCATTTGATAAAAATCACTCTGCCTCTGGTTGATGAgttacagagagaaaaaggaattGTAGTGCCAAGGCAGACTGAGGGCTCTCTATCTGCAACTCTATCAGATAACAGGAAGCAAACTGAACCAATCACAGAGGaacacaacagacagacagacagagaagagggaCAAAAACGGGAACCTAAAGTCAGCCGCAGTATCCACAGGAGTGATCAAGAGCAATTCATTAGGACTCgatgaagaaagaaagggggAAAGGAAAAGCAGACTCCCCCTTTTAATCTCCTTCCTCCACCCTGTCTTTCCTCTTAACGAGCAGGAGGAGAGACGGGTGGTGTACGTGGGGCGACTGAGGTCCGACTGCACCCGGACAGAGTTGAAGCACCGCTTTGAAGTCTTTGGCGAAATTGAAGAATGTGCAGTGAACTTGAGGGACGATGGGTAAGGCCCCGTGactttctgtgcatgtgtgtgtgcatctgtatggTAGTCTGGTATTAGTGTAGGGGGAGAGGAAACTGCTGTTACTGTTGAACTTAAAGCAAAGGCAAGTGTTGAAGGTCTAACACAAAGACAGAGCTTTTGCAGTCTCAGAGCGTCTCCCGATCCATCTTGTTCTAGGCCTATGGCGCCCCAAAGATACACTTTTATTGATTCTCTTTTGCATTTAAATAGCGTGATCTTCATCTAAGACAAGGCCCCCTGTTCAGTTATTGTTGCCCCACAGCACCACTCTGATGTATCATTTTCTATTCCTGACCAGGGACAATTTTGGCTTCATCATGTACCGCTACACTTGTGACGCCTTTGCTGCCCTTGAGAACGGACACACCGTACGCAGGTCAAACGAGCCTCAGTTCGAGCTGTGCTTTGGCGGGCAGAAGGAGTTCTGCAAATCACATTACACAGACTTGGGTAAGTGCAGCTTTGTTGTTCCCTCCATCAGCCCCCTGCAGTCATGCAGTATATTTGTGTAGCTGGGAGGACTGTCagtgaaaagagaaataaaagggGAAAGAGGGGGGAAATCAGACAGCAAAGAAGTGAGTGATGCTTCCAGATCAAAAGAGACCCGTCTCTGTGCTGGCAACAGTTCCTATAGCCCTGAA
This sequence is a window from Siniperca chuatsi isolate FFG_IHB_CAS linkage group LG22, ASM2008510v1, whole genome shotgun sequence. Protein-coding genes within it:
- the ppargc1a gene encoding peroxisome proliferator-activated receptor gamma coactivator 1-alpha isoform X3 — protein: MAWDRCNQDSVWRELECAALVGEDQPLCPDLPELDLSELDVSDLDADSFLGGLKWYSDQSEIISTQYGNEASNLFEKIDEENEANLLAVLTETLDSIPVDEDGLPSFEALADGDVTNASDRSCPSSPDGSPRTPEPEEPSLLKKLLLAPANSQLSYNQYTGGKAQNHAASSNHRIRPPPAVVKTESPWNGKARGGSSQQNRPVRRPCTELLKYLTATDDILLHTKASEAKSTWGGASSRDKSGLGLGASSSSSSPSSLSTSSFSSLSSTSSSSSTTSKKKSAVPSQQQQQQQQQPQHHQRGESRAAGECSVAGVGAGKWQRCSHDDGVEESEGASIPVGHRTSTCGHARPKLEHGPPSEEGRPPGDVGRLAAARFIRYMHSYSLPPREVSHSCEHCREAAGATQASEGFGRHGRSNSSGAGRAPHRHITVTIRKRDEKPGHPLLSQLLTSKQRPVQYGAPLLPPKITPLPSTLSKSAGKRSESPAQAVSKVEEEEVGGTTDCRNRAVSQVEEPDSGSLLSPLAFDLESWVSQPDSGLDMGFGLELGWLNHGEDVDHDDDGVDDDDDDDHVTGSPAAVLSHGPPSPLFPDTRIAEPAPPCIIQGQGHPHRQALSEHPDDQGHPLLAKPTILPLPLTPESPNDHKGSPFENKTIERTLSVEIAGTPGLTPPTTPPHKASQENPFKASLKTKLSSCSSSALACKRARLSELGPGALAPAPGASGGGPTRKGPEQTELYAQLSKASTALPYSVTQHTMGGGLEEHRSTSNNKRVAPRGYCDHDYCQASASTKKDGSTATVTMTTAAEMMVTSGATAAPMPIAGKVEDRHVECKDSAMPPSSSSSSSSYSPSSASSGPLAKQQNFASVDGEAARVQELGKQTLTQTTQIPLQEATTDGDQHPSATSRKLLCDQEIRAELNKHFGHPLQALCSQGGQEREPGSKSNKVAAPQSLEEGEDGYYSQRLPGSSYLHPGFLPFHDDLELGEGRENRFLCPWEGTPLDLLFDCPPCSPSCSPPSSCSPSRGSVSPPSSLLLSPSRPFCWTSSESRSRSRSHSGSRISSSHYRRRSLSSSPDRCPSSWSRHNTDSSTFRSRTHKSPHPQSRSPLSRRPRYDSYEEYQHERLKREEYRRDYEKREFERAEQRERQRQKAIEERRVVYVGRLRSDCTRTELKHRFEVFGEIEECAVNLRDDGDNFGFIMYRYTCDAFAALENGHTVRRSNEPQFELCFGGQKEFCKSHYTDLDSHSDDFDPASTKSKYDSMDFDSLLREAQRSLRR